A region of Pyxidicoccus parkwaysis DNA encodes the following proteins:
- a CDS encoding DUF7151 family protein, translated as MRRLWMMVLVLAAGCDGIDLKQLVRQHAARTRTAVEPRGAHCEHGGTAFETGLDLDDDGELDDSEVTSTLYACVKVLTSQRPESAGANCELGGQAVLTGPDLNANGALEEAEVTATEYVCATASPGVLVRTRPVPPGDKCANGGQVAHAGRDTDGDHILDDEEITSEVYGCTETDPVLVRLGPVPPAPFGGCRIEGTRVEAGSDVNRNGQLDDGELRASESVCISFNQAVKRLRPEPAGPACPTGGTAVDVGLDVDGNGTLGDSEVTATSYVCQPTLTYDGDYVVDDAADIMALKPISRIRGQLTIMSTPAEEVLLPNLVQVDGRLRITSSAGMKRVELRGLRFVGDFLFVGYNLDLETLMVGGGAEQAVWVETDLGVISNGKLTTLTGLANVAPRRGFEMYDNDALQFTGTLPYLQQLSGDVRIVENQNLQELPLANLQQVGGTLLIQDNPSLAALNGLSSLASVGGDLEIRNNDALVSLAGFNVQSVGGDLGISNNDSLTATGQLPRLKRAGSISVTGNALLESVSDMPSLEFVEGDFYVGANPKLAAVRDFRALGYVGGKLFVGGSPLLNDISGFERLLRLKRLEVRNSDALVSLAALRGLVDMEELVVQENPNLADLGLAGLKRVGTSFVVTDNAKLPTCQATALADATYQGSGKGRVIERNDDASTCGP; from the coding sequence ATGCGACGACTCTGGATGATGGTGTTGGTGCTGGCCGCGGGCTGTGACGGTATCGACCTGAAGCAACTGGTGCGGCAGCACGCCGCGCGCACGCGCACGGCCGTGGAGCCTCGCGGCGCGCACTGCGAGCACGGCGGAACAGCGTTTGAGACGGGGCTCGACCTGGACGACGACGGCGAGCTCGACGACAGCGAGGTGACGAGCACCCTGTACGCCTGCGTCAAGGTGCTCACGAGCCAGCGGCCTGAGTCCGCGGGGGCGAACTGCGAGCTCGGCGGGCAGGCGGTGCTGACGGGCCCGGACCTGAACGCCAACGGCGCACTGGAAGAAGCCGAGGTGACGGCCACCGAGTACGTCTGCGCCACCGCCAGCCCGGGCGTGCTGGTGCGCACGCGGCCGGTGCCTCCCGGGGACAAGTGCGCCAACGGCGGTCAGGTGGCCCACGCCGGGCGCGACACCGACGGCGACCACATCCTCGACGACGAGGAAATCACCAGCGAGGTGTACGGCTGCACGGAGACGGACCCGGTGCTCGTGCGCCTCGGCCCGGTTCCGCCCGCGCCCTTCGGCGGCTGCCGCATCGAAGGTACCCGGGTGGAGGCGGGCTCGGACGTGAACCGGAACGGGCAGTTGGATGACGGCGAGCTTCGGGCCTCGGAGTCCGTGTGCATCAGCTTCAACCAGGCCGTGAAGCGCCTGCGCCCGGAACCGGCCGGCCCGGCCTGCCCCACGGGCGGCACCGCGGTGGACGTGGGCCTGGACGTCGACGGAAACGGGACGCTCGGCGACAGCGAGGTCACCGCCACCTCGTACGTGTGCCAGCCGACGCTGACGTACGACGGGGACTACGTGGTGGACGACGCCGCGGACATCATGGCGCTGAAGCCCATCTCCCGCATCCGCGGCCAGCTGACCATCATGAGCACCCCCGCCGAGGAGGTGCTGCTCCCGAACCTGGTGCAGGTGGACGGCCGGCTGCGCATCACCTCCAGCGCGGGCATGAAGCGCGTGGAGCTTCGGGGCCTGCGCTTCGTGGGAGACTTCCTGTTCGTTGGATACAACCTCGACCTCGAGACGCTGATGGTGGGCGGGGGCGCGGAGCAGGCGGTCTGGGTGGAGACCGACCTTGGGGTCATCAGCAACGGGAAGCTGACGACGCTGACCGGGCTGGCGAACGTGGCCCCCCGGCGCGGCTTCGAGATGTACGACAACGACGCGCTCCAGTTCACCGGCACGCTCCCGTACCTCCAGCAGCTCAGCGGCGACGTCCGCATCGTCGAGAACCAGAACCTGCAGGAGCTGCCGCTGGCGAACCTGCAGCAGGTGGGCGGCACGCTCCTCATCCAGGACAACCCTTCCCTCGCGGCGCTGAATGGCCTCTCCAGCCTGGCGAGCGTTGGCGGTGACCTGGAGATTCGCAACAACGACGCGCTGGTGAGCCTGGCGGGCTTCAATGTGCAGAGCGTGGGCGGCGACCTGGGCATCTCGAACAACGACAGCCTGACGGCCACCGGCCAGCTGCCCCGCCTGAAGCGGGCGGGGTCCATCAGCGTCACCGGCAACGCCCTCCTGGAGTCGGTGTCCGACATGCCCTCGCTCGAGTTCGTCGAGGGCGACTTCTACGTCGGCGCCAACCCGAAGCTGGCGGCGGTGAGGGACTTCCGGGCCCTCGGCTACGTGGGAGGGAAGCTCTTCGTCGGCGGCAGCCCGCTGCTCAATGACATCTCGGGCTTCGAGCGCCTGCTGCGCCTGAAGCGGCTGGAGGTGCGCAACAGCGACGCGCTGGTGAGCCTGGCCGCCCTGCGCGGCCTGGTCGACATGGAAGAGCTGGTGGTGCAGGAGAACCCGAACCTGGCGGACCTGGGCCTGGCGGGGCTGAAGCGGGTGGGCACGAGCTTCGTCGTCACGGACAACGCGAAGCTGCCCACATGCCAGGCCACGGCGCTCGCGGACGCCACCTACCAGGGCTCCGGCAAGGGGCGCGTCATCGAGCGGAACGACGACGCCTCCACGTGTGGCCCGTGA
- a CDS encoding leucine-rich repeat domain-containing protein gives MKRAAWLGLLALVAGCDGIELDKLVKQHDALSRSAKEPAGEHCTYGGDVVRTGLDLDDDGVLADGEVKSTEYLCDSATPGVLIRVVPVSPGEKCPLGGLLSRAGLDVDGDGVLGDREVTRESLSCTETEPVLTRVSPLQLSPPPCGLGGSMVDAGPDVNRNGVLDDVERRAQTYVCIPTSNLLLRQVEEPASSACPNGGTRVLAGADVDSDGTFEDSEVTTSILACRDLRSLDATYVIRNAADVEALAGISRIRGSLVIDSTALTEVTLPTLMSVGDQLLVNGNSVLKRVEMPALRYVETSVVVMFNASLEMLVLGDNTSSPTWVAFDVDLLSNPRLSTLSGIAGLLPRRNFTLEDNDALEYPGVFSRVSDLTGNIIVQDNAGLKELPFANLQRLGGSLTVMRNPALPSLTGTQLVSIGGDLGILENDGLIDLSGLPKLELITGVLSIQSNNNLLSTKGLTALGHVGRLNMRGNPGLSTATEFPALRSISNELSISNNLQMETLGDLHLLQHVESLTLANNPRLANLTGLEQLQTAGTFRLENNAALTNLGALSRLRSLNELLLVENANLSRIDLPGLENVATFFSVVDNPKLPRCMATALATRTFTGTTPYISGNDDAATCD, from the coding sequence TTGAAGAGAGCGGCGTGGCTGGGCCTGCTGGCGCTGGTGGCCGGGTGTGACGGCATCGAGCTGGACAAGCTCGTGAAGCAGCATGATGCGCTCAGCCGCAGCGCCAAGGAGCCCGCGGGCGAGCACTGCACCTACGGCGGCGACGTGGTGCGGACGGGCCTGGACCTGGACGACGACGGCGTATTGGCCGACGGCGAGGTGAAGAGCACCGAGTACCTCTGCGACTCCGCCACGCCCGGTGTGCTGATACGCGTGGTGCCGGTGTCTCCCGGAGAGAAGTGCCCCCTGGGCGGGCTGCTCTCCCGCGCCGGACTCGACGTGGATGGCGACGGCGTGCTGGGGGACCGCGAAGTCACCCGGGAGTCCCTCAGCTGCACGGAAACGGAGCCCGTCCTCACCCGCGTGAGCCCGCTCCAGCTGTCTCCTCCCCCCTGTGGGCTCGGCGGTTCCATGGTGGACGCGGGGCCGGACGTGAACCGGAACGGCGTGCTCGACGACGTGGAGCGCCGCGCGCAGACCTACGTCTGCATCCCCACGTCCAACCTCCTGCTGCGGCAGGTGGAGGAGCCCGCCAGCAGCGCCTGCCCGAATGGCGGTACGCGGGTGCTCGCCGGCGCGGACGTGGACAGCGACGGCACCTTCGAGGACTCCGAAGTCACCACCAGCATCCTGGCGTGCCGCGACCTGCGCTCGCTCGATGCAACCTACGTCATCCGGAACGCGGCGGACGTGGAGGCGCTCGCGGGCATCTCCCGCATCCGGGGCTCGCTCGTCATCGACTCCACGGCCTTGACGGAGGTCACCCTGCCGACGCTGATGTCGGTGGGGGACCAGCTCCTCGTCAATGGCAACAGCGTGCTGAAGCGCGTGGAGATGCCGGCCCTGCGCTACGTGGAGACCTCCGTGGTCGTCATGTTCAACGCGAGCCTGGAGATGCTCGTCCTCGGCGACAACACGAGCAGCCCGACGTGGGTGGCCTTCGACGTGGACCTTTTGAGCAACCCCCGCCTCTCCACCCTGTCCGGCATCGCCGGCCTGCTGCCGCGAAGGAACTTCACCCTCGAGGACAACGACGCGCTCGAATACCCCGGGGTGTTCAGCCGCGTGTCCGACCTCACGGGCAACATCATCGTCCAGGACAATGCCGGGCTGAAGGAGCTGCCCTTCGCGAACCTGCAGCGGCTGGGCGGCAGTCTGACGGTCATGCGCAACCCGGCCCTGCCCTCCCTGACGGGCACGCAACTGGTGAGTATCGGCGGGGACCTCGGCATCCTCGAGAACGACGGGCTCATCGACCTGTCGGGGCTGCCGAAGCTGGAGCTCATCACCGGCGTGCTGAGCATCCAGAGCAACAACAACCTCCTGTCCACGAAGGGACTGACGGCGCTCGGGCACGTGGGCAGGCTCAACATGCGGGGCAACCCGGGCCTGTCCACCGCGACCGAGTTCCCCGCGCTGCGCAGCATCAGCAATGAGCTCTCCATCTCCAACAACCTCCAGATGGAGACGTTGGGAGACCTCCACCTGCTGCAGCACGTGGAGTCGCTGACGCTGGCCAACAACCCCCGGCTGGCGAACCTGACGGGACTGGAGCAACTGCAGACGGCGGGCACCTTCCGCCTGGAGAACAACGCGGCCCTGACGAACCTGGGCGCGCTGAGCCGTCTGCGGTCGCTGAACGAGCTGCTCCTGGTCGAGAACGCGAACCTGTCGCGAATCGACCTCCCGGGGCTGGAGAACGTGGCCACCTTCTTCTCCGTGGTGGACAACCCGAAGCTGCCCAGGTGCATGGCCACCGCGCTCGCGACGCGCACCTTCACCGGGACCACGCCCTACATCTCCGGCAACGACGACGCGGCCACCTGCGACTGA
- a CDS encoding caspase family protein, whose amino-acid sequence MRQLGLLLGAVALLLARGASAEGVVRRALVIAHNGSDDPALPDLRFADDDGVLWAETLQRLGVETTLLVDPDAVTRAGGRPVLAGARPPTPEEVKREVARLRAASQADDELGRQTDVLVVYVGHGNTDEAGRAYFTLQGGRLDKASFYSDVVDPLGADYVHLIVDACRASGVVGSRGGGSDEAVLAELRGMLAREQLATRPTVGALFAESEDGETHEWSRIRAGVFSHVARSGLMGAADINGDGKVEYSELGAFVSASLQAVKGLPARLTIHAFAPSADPRRPLVGPAPQGPSLTLPSGFEHARISVEDSDGRRLADVRRSEDQYVLLRLPERDVYWVRTPTAEARITLAELSTGVVNMTARELQERGPAEEALRRGLFAVPLDKGFYEQYVAAAGLVPVELGRAFPPEEGGTLTHMLLRSPESHGWDFGLTALRAPLGLKMFSMGPSVAWRNELSPFLYYGVRGSYALTPVARDGLRLHRATVLGLVGTEGLYRTPLFLEVGAGWGVLGVAKGPVFMADPTLLTTHAAVGVTAKVAGMRLRLAGMLSSDRVTLDGKGHWDPSYGIELALRR is encoded by the coding sequence ATGAGACAGTTGGGACTGCTCCTCGGGGCCGTCGCGCTGCTGCTGGCCCGCGGCGCCTCGGCGGAAGGGGTGGTGCGCCGCGCGCTGGTCATCGCCCACAACGGCAGCGATGACCCGGCGCTGCCGGACCTGCGCTTCGCGGATGACGACGGCGTGCTGTGGGCGGAGACGCTCCAGCGGCTGGGCGTGGAGACGACGCTGCTCGTGGACCCGGACGCGGTGACGCGCGCGGGCGGCCGGCCGGTGCTGGCCGGGGCCCGTCCTCCCACGCCGGAAGAGGTGAAGCGCGAGGTGGCGCGGCTGCGCGCGGCCAGCCAGGCCGACGACGAGCTGGGGCGCCAGACGGACGTGCTCGTCGTCTACGTGGGCCACGGCAACACGGACGAGGCGGGGCGCGCGTACTTCACCCTCCAGGGCGGCCGCCTGGACAAGGCGAGCTTCTACTCCGACGTGGTGGACCCGCTCGGCGCGGACTACGTGCACCTCATCGTGGACGCGTGCCGCGCCTCGGGCGTGGTGGGCAGCCGCGGCGGCGGCTCGGACGAGGCCGTGCTGGCGGAGCTGCGCGGAATGCTCGCGCGCGAGCAGCTCGCCACCCGGCCCACCGTGGGCGCCCTCTTCGCGGAGAGCGAGGACGGCGAGACGCACGAGTGGTCCCGCATCCGCGCCGGCGTCTTCAGCCACGTGGCGCGCTCCGGGCTCATGGGCGCGGCGGACATCAACGGCGACGGGAAGGTGGAGTACAGCGAGCTGGGCGCCTTCGTGTCCGCGTCGCTCCAGGCGGTGAAGGGCCTGCCGGCGCGGCTCACCATCCACGCCTTCGCTCCCAGCGCGGACCCCCGGCGCCCGCTGGTGGGCCCCGCGCCCCAGGGCCCCAGCCTCACGCTGCCCTCGGGCTTCGAGCACGCGCGCATCTCCGTGGAGGACTCGGACGGGCGGCGGCTGGCGGACGTGCGGCGCTCGGAGGACCAGTACGTGCTGCTGCGGCTGCCGGAGCGCGACGTGTACTGGGTGCGCACCCCCACCGCGGAGGCCCGCATCACCCTGGCGGAGCTGTCCACCGGGGTGGTGAACATGACGGCGCGCGAGCTGCAGGAGCGCGGCCCCGCCGAAGAAGCGCTGCGGCGCGGCCTGTTCGCGGTGCCATTGGACAAGGGCTTCTACGAGCAATACGTGGCCGCCGCCGGGCTGGTGCCGGTGGAGCTGGGCCGCGCCTTCCCACCCGAGGAGGGCGGCACGCTGACGCACATGCTGCTGCGCTCGCCGGAGTCCCATGGCTGGGACTTCGGCCTGACGGCATTGCGGGCTCCGCTGGGCCTGAAGATGTTCTCCATGGGGCCGAGCGTGGCGTGGCGGAACGAGCTTTCGCCCTTCCTCTACTACGGCGTGCGCGGCAGCTACGCGCTGACGCCGGTGGCCCGCGACGGCCTCCGCCTGCACCGCGCCACGGTGCTGGGGCTGGTGGGCACGGAGGGGCTGTACCGCACGCCGCTGTTCCTGGAGGTCGGAGCCGGCTGGGGCGTGCTGGGGGTGGCGAAGGGCCCGGTGTTCATGGCCGACCCGACGTTGCTCACCACGCACGCGGCCGTGGGCGTCACGGCGAAGGTGGCGGGGATGCGCCTGCGACTGGCGGGCATGCTGTCCTCGGACCGCGTCACGCTCGACGGGAAGGGCCACTGGGACCCGTCGTACGGAATCGAGCTGGCGCTGCGGCGCTGA
- a CDS encoding RNA polymerase sigma factor — MLPGNDRSVLDAFRRGDAAVLTLVYRTYSPEVLRYLSRKFAVGGEGGTRTVALSALDLDAAHQETFVRAFRPNMRQAYDGVRPYLGFLLTVARSTAIDLMRASGRVAREAVPMDDAPELGHLPTEGRSPEEEALGTEVRTLVRRFLDALPEEGRALAHLRFVDGLSQESAAEKLQLTRGEVRVREKRLRTQFTEHLKASGWLDTTAEPGRMELGVLLASLALCAIGSLPS; from the coding sequence GTGCTGCCAGGAAACGACAGGTCCGTCTTGGACGCGTTCCGCCGGGGGGACGCGGCCGTGCTCACGCTCGTGTATCGGACGTACTCGCCAGAGGTGCTGCGGTACCTCTCGCGGAAGTTCGCCGTGGGTGGTGAGGGTGGGACGCGGACCGTGGCGTTGTCCGCACTGGATTTGGACGCCGCGCACCAGGAGACGTTCGTGCGCGCCTTCCGTCCCAACATGCGACAGGCTTACGACGGCGTGCGCCCGTACCTGGGCTTCCTGCTGACGGTGGCGCGCTCGACGGCCATTGATTTGATGCGGGCGTCCGGGCGCGTGGCGCGCGAGGCCGTCCCCATGGATGACGCTCCTGAGCTGGGCCACCTGCCCACCGAGGGGCGCAGCCCCGAGGAGGAGGCGCTGGGCACCGAGGTGCGCACGCTGGTGCGCCGCTTCCTGGACGCGCTGCCCGAGGAGGGACGCGCGCTCGCGCACCTCCGCTTCGTGGACGGGCTGTCCCAGGAGTCCGCCGCCGAGAAGCTCCAGCTCACCCGGGGAGAGGTCCGGGTGCGCGAGAAGCGGCTGCGGACGCAGTTCACCGAGCATCTGAAAGCCTCGGGCTGGCTGGACACCACGGCCGAGCCCGGGCGGATGGAGCTGGGGGTCCTCCTGGCCTCGCTTGCCCTGTGTGCGATTGGGAGCCTGCCATCATGA